A window of the Nitrospirota bacterium genome harbors these coding sequences:
- a CDS encoding fibronectin type III domain-containing protein: MTNRVQSIRSIRTWSGSKFQFVICLLFLTGCDNIFSHDSPPSTGAIYSTPTGVYASPGAGTGKIVLQWDSEKESSSYNIYISTTPGVRESKYRSKRKSAKAAYLFTGLTSGKTYYFTVSAGNGAHESSMSGEVSATVP; the protein is encoded by the coding sequence ATGACGAACAGGGTGCAATCGATCCGGTCAATCCGGACATGGAGCGGGTCGAAATTTCAATTTGTAATCTGCCTTTTATTTCTGACAGGTTGTGACAACATTTTTTCGCACGACAGCCCCCCGTCAACCGGAGCCATCTATTCTACTCCGACTGGTGTCTATGCCTCTCCCGGGGCTGGAACAGGGAAAATTGTTCTTCAGTGGGATTCGGAGAAAGAATCCAGCTCCTATAATATCTATATTTCTACTACTCCCGGTGTCAGAGAAAGCAAATACAGGAGCAAGAGGAAAAGTGCTAAGGCTGCTTACCTTTTTACGGGCCTGACATCCGGAAAGACCTATTATTTCACCGTGAGCGCCGGAAATGGCGCGCATGAAAGTTCTATGTCTGGAGAAGTCTCAGCTACTGTTCCCTGA
- the serS gene encoding serine--tRNA ligase, whose product MIDIKVLREQPDWVVERLRTRGFEFDLSQFHKLDHARREINLLLDQNRQKRNQFSEQFAKLMRDKAVSPEKVEAIRKESEDLKGKIALLEEQIREADYRIDQFLLNTPNFPHSSVPVGKNESENVEVKKWGAIPSFSFAPKEHWEIGEKLGILDFERGAKITGARFCVYRGNGALMERALINFMMDLHAGTHRYTEVLTPFIVNEKSMTGTGQLPKFEEDLFGLKDKGFYLIPTAEVPVTNIHQGEILEEKELPISYVAYSPCFRREAGSYGKDTKGLIRQHQFNKVELVKFCRPDDSYNELDRLLADAEAVLIKLNLPYRVVSLSTGDLGFSAAKTFDIEVWLPGQNRYREISSCSNFESFQARRADIKYRAGEKGRPVHLHTLNGSALAVGRTLVAILENFQQPDGSVTIPESLRPYMGGKEKIVGI is encoded by the coding sequence ATGATTGATATTAAGGTTTTAAGAGAACAACCTGACTGGGTAGTTGAGAGGCTCCGGACGCGGGGATTCGAGTTCGATCTCAGTCAATTTCATAAACTGGACCACGCAAGAAGAGAAATAAACCTTTTACTTGATCAGAACCGGCAAAAAAGAAACCAGTTCTCGGAACAGTTCGCAAAATTGATGAGGGATAAAGCGGTATCGCCCGAAAAAGTGGAGGCGATCAGGAAAGAAAGCGAGGATCTTAAGGGGAAAATAGCGTTACTTGAGGAGCAAATCAGGGAAGCCGATTATCGTATCGATCAATTCTTGCTGAATACGCCGAATTTTCCTCATTCTTCCGTCCCGGTTGGAAAAAACGAGAGCGAGAACGTCGAGGTTAAAAAATGGGGAGCGATTCCATCATTCTCATTTGCTCCGAAAGAGCATTGGGAAATTGGAGAGAAACTCGGAATACTAGATTTTGAACGGGGTGCCAAAATAACCGGAGCCCGATTCTGCGTCTATCGCGGAAATGGGGCGCTCATGGAACGCGCACTGATTAATTTCATGATGGATCTGCATGCCGGCACGCATCGCTATACCGAGGTATTAACCCCCTTTATCGTCAATGAAAAAAGTATGACGGGGACAGGGCAACTCCCCAAGTTTGAAGAAGATCTGTTCGGGTTAAAAGACAAGGGTTTTTATCTGATACCGACAGCTGAGGTGCCGGTGACCAATATTCACCAGGGTGAAATCCTCGAAGAAAAAGAGCTCCCGATTTCATATGTCGCCTATTCTCCCTGTTTCAGGAGGGAGGCGGGTTCTTACGGAAAAGATACCAAAGGGTTGATTCGCCAGCACCAGTTTAATAAAGTCGAGCTTGTAAAATTTTGCCGTCCGGATGATTCATATAACGAGCTTGATCGTCTGTTGGCTGACGCGGAGGCGGTTCTCATCAAATTGAATCTCCCCTACCGTGTCGTTTCATTATCGACCGGCGACCTGGGATTTTCAGCTGCAAAGACATTTGATATCGAGGTTTGGCTTCCGGGTCAAAATCGATATCGCGAGATTTCATCTTGCAGCAATTTCGAATCCTTTCAGGCGAGGAGAGCAGATATCAAATATAGAGCGGGAGAAAAGGGGAGGCCGGTGCATCTCCACACCTTAAACGGTTCTGCGCTGGCTGTGGGAAGAACGTTAGTCGCGATACTGGAAAATTTTCAGCAACCGGATGGCTCGGTGACGATTCCGGAGTCCCTTCGTCCTTATATGGGCGGAAAGGAAAAGATCGTCGGTATTTAA
- a CDS encoding aldehyde dehydrogenase family protein, whose translation MTAAKPFYSGGKWEFSSRCLEVVDPYRQVPVASVCLADRRQVAEAIGHTVSAFQKTKKLDSFTRSEILHQISDGIAVRKEEFAKTISLEAGKPISDARVEVGRAIFTFLTASEEAKRIGGEVIPLDLLKGNQKRFGITKRFPLGPILAITPFNFPINLVAHKAAPAIASGNSLLLKPAPQTPLTALLLAEVVSKTDLPKGSFNVIPCDVNDIQQAVLDDRIKMLTFTGSGRVGWRLKEICRKKKVVLELGGNAGVIIDDDAELEYAAGRCVTGGFTFAGQSCISVQRIFVQQKVYDPFLEQLLEKVKGLKTGDPILETTQVGPLIDQNALLRTEKWIADAVSGGARCLAGGFREGTVFQPTVLTGTTFEMNVNCEEVFAPLVTVEPYQNFDQAVEAINQSSYGLQTGIFTHDIRKIYKAYEECEVGGVLVNDIPTFRLDHMPYGGVKESGLGREGLKYAIEEMTELKLLAFNFPEID comes from the coding sequence ATGACCGCTGCCAAACCTTTCTACTCTGGAGGAAAATGGGAATTTTCGTCCAGATGTTTGGAAGTCGTCGACCCCTACCGGCAAGTTCCCGTTGCTTCAGTCTGTCTGGCAGATAGACGGCAGGTTGCAGAAGCGATAGGTCATACCGTTTCCGCATTTCAAAAAACAAAAAAACTGGATTCATTTACACGTTCTGAAATTCTTCATCAAATTTCGGATGGCATTGCCGTCCGAAAGGAAGAATTCGCCAAAACGATTTCTCTCGAGGCAGGAAAGCCGATCAGTGACGCACGGGTCGAAGTCGGACGTGCTATTTTTACTTTCCTGACCGCATCGGAAGAAGCAAAACGAATAGGCGGTGAGGTCATACCGCTCGATCTTCTCAAGGGGAATCAAAAGCGGTTCGGGATCACGAAACGATTTCCTCTGGGTCCAATACTGGCCATCACTCCGTTTAATTTTCCCATTAATTTGGTTGCACATAAAGCCGCTCCTGCCATTGCGTCGGGAAATTCTCTCCTCCTGAAACCAGCACCACAGACCCCTCTGACCGCACTCCTTCTGGCTGAAGTCGTATCCAAAACAGACCTTCCTAAAGGATCTTTTAATGTGATTCCCTGCGATGTGAACGACATTCAGCAGGCCGTTCTCGACGACCGGATCAAAATGCTGACCTTTACCGGAAGCGGAAGAGTCGGATGGCGTCTGAAGGAAATCTGCCGAAAGAAAAAGGTCGTCCTGGAACTGGGAGGGAATGCGGGCGTCATCATCGATGACGATGCCGAACTTGAATATGCAGCGGGACGATGTGTTACCGGAGGATTTACGTTTGCCGGGCAAAGCTGCATTTCCGTACAGAGAATTTTTGTTCAACAGAAAGTTTACGACCCTTTTTTGGAACAACTGCTGGAAAAGGTCAAGGGACTTAAAACAGGGGATCCGATTCTGGAAACTACCCAAGTGGGACCGCTCATTGACCAAAATGCGCTGCTCAGGACAGAAAAATGGATTGCGGATGCGGTTAGTGGAGGTGCTCGCTGTCTCGCCGGAGGATTCCGCGAGGGAACGGTATTTCAGCCTACAGTCTTAACGGGAACAACCTTTGAAATGAATGTCAATTGCGAGGAGGTCTTTGCTCCTTTGGTGACGGTTGAACCCTATCAGAATTTTGATCAGGCAGTAGAAGCGATCAATCAATCTTCCTATGGATTGCAAACGGGAATTTTTACACACGACATTCGAAAGATCTACAAGGCCTATGAGGAATGCGAGGTCGGGGGGGTGCTTGTTAACGATATTCCAACCTTTAGACTGGACCATATGCCCTACGGAGGGGTGAAGGAGTCCGGGCTGGGAAGAGAAGGATTGAAATACGCCATTGAAGAGATGACTGAATTGAAGCTGCTCGCCTTTAATTTTCCTGAAATCGATTGA
- the erpA gene encoding iron-sulfur cluster insertion protein ErpA, whose product MVTLTEKAGEKVKEILVAEQKAGYGLRVQVSGGGCSGFQYGMTFEEKANEGDHVYESNGIRLFVDPESAPLLEGVKVDYVDSVQGAGFAIQNPNAKSSCGCGKSFGA is encoded by the coding sequence ATGGTTACATTGACTGAAAAAGCAGGCGAAAAAGTGAAGGAAATTCTGGTCGCGGAACAGAAAGCAGGATACGGGTTGAGAGTTCAGGTCAGCGGCGGTGGCTGTTCGGGATTCCAATACGGAATGACCTTTGAAGAAAAGGCGAACGAAGGGGATCATGTTTACGAAAGCAATGGAATCAGGCTTTTTGTGGACCCTGAGAGCGCACCGCTCTTGGAGGGGGTCAAGGTGGATTATGTTGATTCGGTTCAGGGCGCCGGATTTGCTATTCAAAATCCAAATGCCAAGTCTTCATGCGGTTGTGGAAAATCATTCGGAGCCTAA
- a CDS encoding SLBB domain-containing protein gives MQKIRHLLLKENVPFHTAKGRKSISLSEYRESGGYDTWTSILKEGTPDRILGEIKNSGLRGRGGAGFPTWKKWEMVASKEVPLKYLCCNGAEEEPGTFKDRILLRVNPHQLLEGVLIAAYTVGAGKIFLYLNQKFEVEIELMNAALRETKSAGLWGENILESGLTLDIVLFPSPIAYVAGEETAMLEVIEGRKAAPRQKPPFYPVHNGLYGKPTLVNNVETLSNIPHILRMGSDRYKEIGLPESTGTALFSLSGDVNQPGVYELPMGSSLKELIEEYGQGITGGRKIKGVLPGGPSCGFISGEEIDILLDYESLKKKGTALGTGAVVVFDETACLVNAGLHIAEFFAEESCGQCPPCKMGGSHLADLHRKIESGKGEMEDLRSIEQICGVVKGRGYCSLITGASVTIESLIRNFRSEYEDHIKMGGCHKKEARILQHIP, from the coding sequence GTGCAAAAAATAAGACACCTTTTGTTGAAAGAGAATGTTCCTTTCCATACCGCAAAGGGCAGGAAATCCATTTCGCTAAGTGAATATCGTGAGTCCGGTGGATATGACACCTGGACAAGCATTCTGAAAGAGGGAACCCCCGACCGCATTCTCGGTGAAATTAAGAACTCGGGACTCCGGGGAAGGGGCGGGGCCGGTTTTCCGACCTGGAAAAAATGGGAAATGGTCGCCTCAAAGGAAGTTCCCCTGAAGTATCTCTGTTGCAACGGTGCTGAAGAAGAACCGGGCACATTCAAAGACCGTATCCTTCTGAGAGTCAATCCTCATCAGCTTCTGGAAGGAGTCCTGATCGCCGCCTATACCGTGGGTGCCGGCAAGATTTTTCTTTATCTTAATCAGAAATTTGAGGTAGAAATCGAATTAATGAATGCCGCTCTTCGTGAAACAAAGAGTGCTGGACTCTGGGGAGAGAACATCCTTGAATCAGGACTGACACTTGATATTGTTCTCTTTCCAAGTCCGATAGCCTATGTTGCAGGAGAAGAAACGGCGATGTTAGAAGTGATCGAGGGGAGAAAGGCGGCTCCGCGCCAGAAGCCACCGTTTTACCCGGTACATAATGGACTTTATGGCAAACCTACTCTTGTCAATAATGTCGAGACACTTTCAAACATTCCCCATATTCTGAGAATGGGATCAGACCGGTATAAAGAGATTGGATTACCGGAAAGTACTGGAACAGCACTCTTTTCGCTGTCAGGCGATGTCAATCAACCCGGTGTTTATGAGCTCCCGATGGGGAGTTCTTTGAAGGAACTCATTGAAGAATATGGCCAGGGAATCACAGGGGGCAGAAAAATAAAAGGAGTCCTTCCCGGAGGGCCTTCCTGCGGGTTCATTTCAGGTGAAGAAATCGATATTCTTCTTGATTATGAGTCTCTCAAAAAGAAAGGCACCGCTCTCGGAACCGGTGCAGTTGTTGTATTTGATGAGACGGCTTGCCTGGTAAATGCAGGACTTCACATTGCGGAGTTTTTTGCAGAAGAATCGTGCGGACAGTGTCCTCCTTGCAAGATGGGAGGAAGCCATCTGGCCGATCTGCATCGGAAAATTGAATCGGGAAAAGGCGAAATGGAGGATCTTCGGTCGATTGAACAGATCTGCGGAGTTGTCAAAGGGCGCGGTTATTGCAGTCTCATAACAGGCGCTTCGGTGACCATCGAGAGTCTCATTCGAAATTTTCGAAGCGAATATGAAGACCATATCAAAATGGGAGGATGCCACAAGAAAGAGGCAAGAATTCTTCAACACATACCTTGA
- a CDS encoding sigma 54-interacting transcriptional regulator translates to MSSDSILNSFPDGIVAISRDLKILYLNPAAESILGISARDIIGKRCSHPLETEMPQNRCLLERTLETEESLSRIDTYLKKKEGERLKATASTFLIKDKEGKVTAAVVHFTSPREEAKGREPESKLLMGDKIIGKNPRMLEIYSLLPGLAKTKSTVLIEGESGTGKELIAHALHYNSPRRNKPFVKVNCGALAEGILESELFGHVKGAFTGAISNKQGRFELANEGTIFLDEIGDISLSTQVKLLRVLQEEEFERVGDSKPIKIDVRIIAATHKDLKNAMEEEEFRQDLYYRLRVVPISLPPLRERRDDIPLMVEYFVKKFNQEMEKSVEKVSPKTIEILVNYDYPGNIRELENIIEHALVLCNGNTILPEHLPKDIQILKADHVDRAIGREHPLEAIERELISKVLSQCNWNLKETSEKLKISRTTLWRKMKDYHIAK, encoded by the coding sequence TTGAGTTCGGATTCGATACTTAATTCCTTTCCCGATGGAATCGTTGCCATCAGTAGGGATCTGAAAATTCTATATCTCAATCCGGCGGCAGAATCCATACTTGGTATTTCAGCGCGGGATATTATCGGGAAAAGATGCTCCCACCCTTTGGAAACGGAGATGCCTCAAAATCGCTGTCTTTTGGAAAGAACGCTTGAAACGGAAGAATCCCTGAGCCGCATAGACACTTATCTAAAGAAAAAGGAGGGAGAGAGATTAAAAGCGACCGCTTCGACCTTCTTGATAAAAGATAAAGAAGGAAAAGTGACGGCGGCCGTGGTCCATTTTACGTCACCGCGCGAAGAAGCGAAAGGGCGCGAACCTGAATCAAAACTCCTTATGGGAGATAAAATTATAGGAAAGAATCCAAGGATGCTTGAGATTTATAGTCTCCTCCCCGGTCTTGCGAAAACGAAATCAACGGTATTGATAGAAGGTGAAAGCGGTACGGGCAAGGAACTCATTGCACATGCGCTTCATTATAATAGCCCCCGTCGAAATAAACCTTTTGTCAAGGTAAACTGCGGCGCACTGGCGGAGGGAATACTCGAAAGCGAATTGTTTGGACATGTGAAAGGAGCATTTACGGGGGCCATATCGAATAAGCAGGGCCGATTTGAACTTGCCAATGAAGGGACGATATTTCTGGATGAAATTGGGGACATTTCTCTCTCGACCCAGGTCAAATTACTCAGAGTTCTTCAGGAAGAAGAATTCGAACGGGTCGGAGATAGTAAACCGATTAAAATAGATGTTCGAATTATCGCGGCGACCCATAAAGATCTCAAAAATGCGATGGAGGAAGAAGAATTCCGGCAAGATCTTTATTACAGGCTTCGGGTTGTTCCAATTTCGCTACCTCCACTTCGGGAAAGAAGAGATGATATCCCCTTGATGGTTGAATATTTTGTTAAAAAATTCAACCAGGAAATGGAGAAGTCCGTAGAAAAGGTTTCTCCCAAGACGATTGAGATTCTCGTGAACTATGACTATCCCGGCAATATCCGGGAACTCGAAAATATCATTGAACATGCCCTCGTCTTGTGTAACGGGAATACCATTTTGCCTGAGCATTTGCCAAAGGATATCCAGATCCTGAAAGCAGATCATGTTGATCGGGCCATTGGCCGGGAACATCCCCTTGAAGCGATTGAGAGGGAGCTGATTAGTAAAGTTCTCAGTCAGTGTAACTGGAACTTGAAAGAGACTTCAGAAAAACTAAAAATTAGCAGAACGACCCTCTGGAGAAAAATGAAGGATTATCATATCGCTAAATGA